A section of the Xiphias gladius isolate SHS-SW01 ecotype Sanya breed wild chromosome 10, ASM1685928v1, whole genome shotgun sequence genome encodes:
- the tmem260 gene encoding transmembrane protein 260 isoform X2 produces MSAEKRTSWILTGATGACVTALYVPCVQRTVPGGDSGELITTACELGVAHPPGYPLFTLLARLAMYLLPSFSPAHSVNLMGSLLGAAACSALCITVCRLAGPGPGAVLAGGLFAVSRLSWQWSMVAEVFTLNNLFVGLLFFLITSFHCAENAKQRRKELSLRGLVLLGVCFLAGFLPYIYLPISSYLNTARWSWGDQTTLSGLLTHLLRAEYGTFSLAKTESSVNLTTMLQAQMDHCLADLSLPVLVLAGIGLLLSAWDRTCRSVSWLLTAMLVVYSLFFAWRANLDINRPLMLGVVERFWLQSDAAVCVLAGLGLSRTHTELERRLGCGGVWKTTGWVLTMALLAHMVHTNHRECDQSSNGVVERFGRELLASVPTGSIILTRGDLPGNSLRYLYYCQGVRPDVRLVDQEMMTYTWYVAKLAQHHPGVDFPGRWWDPVNPEGKDTFSLEQFLSHNTQRDVFACIGLPDGDPSWERSYARWPLGVCDYLVPVQRQFHPEEWARRTRNIYNWSEPHNSFHPTSWERVANEEMWQARMKTAFFLFDLAERIQGEGKARLFELSYNLYREIVEAHSDYPPNWDKNLALACERLLRSGHRGYSPDSLLTCSAQHFSLYLEKEPTDPQAPAIRSAITHVLKERDRLRQSRRQTP; encoded by the exons GAGAGCTGATCACCACTGCTTGTGAGCTGGGG GTGGCTCATCCTCCAGGATACCCTCTGTTTACCCTACTAGCTCGCCTGGCTATGTATCTTCTGCCATCATTCTCTCCAGCCCACAGTGTCAACCTGATGGGTAGCCTGTTGGGGGCTGCAGCTTGTAGTGCCCTCTGCATTACTGTCTGCAG GTTGGCAGGTCCTGGTCCTGGAGCAGTACTGGCTGGAGGGCTGTTTGCTGTGTCCAGGCTGAGCTGGCAGTGGTCCATGGTGGCAGAGGTCTTCACCCTCAACAACCTTTTTGTTGGTCTGCTCTTTTTCTTGATCACCAGCTTCCACTGTGCTGAAAATGCCAAGCAAAGGAGGAAG GAGCTTTCTTTGCGTGGCCTTGTGTTGCTGGGAGTGTGTTTCCTCGCAGGCTTTCTGCCGTACATCTACCTGCCCATCTCCTCCTACCTCAACACAGCCCGCTGGAGCTGGGGGGATCAGACCACTCTGTCAGGCCTGCTGACCCACCTTCTCAGGGCTGAATACGGCACCTTCAGTCTG gcaAAGACCGAGAGCTCTGTGAACTTGACCACAATGCTACA ggcCCAGATGGACCACTGCCTTGCGGACCTTTCCCTCCCTGTTTTGGTACTGGCAGGTATAGGCCTGCTCCTCTCCGCATGGGACAG GACGTGTCGCTCAGTGTCCTGGCTGTTGACTGCCATGCTGGTGGTCTACTCACTGTTTTTTGCTTGGAGAGCCAACCTGGACATCAACCGACCCTTGATGCTTGGAGTG gttGAGCGTTTCTGGCTCCAGAGCgatgctgcagtgtgtgtgctggcAGGTCTCGGCTTGAGCCGGACTCACACTGAGCTGGAGAGGAGACTGGGTTGTGGGGGGGTGTGGAAGACCACAGGCTGGGTCCTCACTATGGCTCTGCTGGCACATATGGTGCACACCAATCACAG GGAGTGTGATCAGAGCAGCAACGGTGTTGTGGAGAGGTTCGGCAGGGAGCTTCTGGCCTCCGTCCCGACAGGCTCGATCATCCTGACCAGAGGAGATCTGCCTGGAAACTCCCTGCGCTACTTATACTACTGCCAGGGTGTACGGCCTGATGTACGCCTGGTCGACCAGGAG ATGATGACATACACTTGGTATGTGGCCAAGCTGGCGCAGCACCACCCTGGGGTCGACTTCCCCGGCCGCTGGTGGGACCCGGTCAACCCTGAGGGGAAAGATACCTTCAGTCTGGAGCAGTTTCTGTCCCACAACACCCA gaggGATGTATTTGCCTGCATTGGGCTGCCTGATGGAGACCCGAGCTGGGAACGGAGCTACGCCCGCTGGCCTCTGGGTGTGTGTGACTATTTAGTGCCAGTTCAGAGGCAGTTTCACCCTGAGGAATGGGCTCGTCGCACTCGTAACATCTACAACTGGAGCGAGCCACACAACAG ttttcatccTACGTCCTGGGAGCGTGTCGCTAATGAGGAGATGTGGCAAGCCAG GATGAAGACggctttctttctgtttgaccTGGCAGAAAGGATACAGGGAGAGGGGAAAGCTCGCCTCTTTGAGCTGTCTTACAAT CTGTATAGGGAGATTGTGGAGGCCCACTCAGACTACCCTCCGAACTGGGACAAGAACTTGGCACTGGCCTGTGAGAGGCTGCTCCGCTCAGGTCACCGGGGCTACAGTCCAGACAGCCTGCTGACCTGCAGTGCCCAGCACTTTAGTCTCTACTTAGAGAAGGAACCCACGGATCCCCAGGCTCCCGCCATACGCTCGGCCATTACTCACGTgctcaaagagagagacaggctcCGCCAGAGCCGGAGGCAAACCCCATGA
- the tmem260 gene encoding transmembrane protein 260 isoform X3, which produces MSAEKRTSWILTGATGACVTALYVPCVQRTVPGGDSGELITTACELGVAHPPGYPLFTLLARLAMYLLPSFSPAHSVNLMGSLLGAAACSALCITVCRLAGPGPGAVLAGGLFAVSRLSWQWSMVAEVFTLNNLFVGLLFFLITSFHCAENAKQRRKIAHWGALCCGLGLCNQHTLVLYILVVIPWVFHRLYSHKELSLRGLVLLGVCFLAGFLPYIYLPISSYLNTARWSWGDQTTLSGLLTHLLRAEYGTFSLAKTESSVNLTTMLQAQMDHCLADLSLPVLVLAGIGLLLSAWDRTCRSVSWLLTAMLVVYSLFFAWRANLDINRPLMLGVVERFWLQSDAAVCVLAGLGLSRTHTELERRLGCGGVWKTTGWVLTMALLAHMVHTNHRECDQSSNGVVERFGRELLASVPTGSIILTRGDLPGNSLRYLYYCQGVRPDVRLVDQEMMTYTWYVAKLAQHHPGVDFPGRWWDPVNPEGKDTFSLEQFLSHNTQRDVFACIGLPDGDPSWERSYARWPLGVCDYLVPVQRQFHPEEWARRTRNIYNWSEPHNSFHPTSWERVANEEMWQARPG; this is translated from the exons GAGAGCTGATCACCACTGCTTGTGAGCTGGGG GTGGCTCATCCTCCAGGATACCCTCTGTTTACCCTACTAGCTCGCCTGGCTATGTATCTTCTGCCATCATTCTCTCCAGCCCACAGTGTCAACCTGATGGGTAGCCTGTTGGGGGCTGCAGCTTGTAGTGCCCTCTGCATTACTGTCTGCAG GTTGGCAGGTCCTGGTCCTGGAGCAGTACTGGCTGGAGGGCTGTTTGCTGTGTCCAGGCTGAGCTGGCAGTGGTCCATGGTGGCAGAGGTCTTCACCCTCAACAACCTTTTTGTTGGTCTGCTCTTTTTCTTGATCACCAGCTTCCACTGTGCTGAAAATGCCAAGCAAAGGAGGAAG ATTGCACACTGGGGAGCGCTATGCTGTGGCTTAGGGCTCTGTAACCAACACACCCTGGTGCTGTATATACTGGTCGTCATTCCCTGGGTCTTTCACCGACTCTACTCTCATAAG GAGCTTTCTTTGCGTGGCCTTGTGTTGCTGGGAGTGTGTTTCCTCGCAGGCTTTCTGCCGTACATCTACCTGCCCATCTCCTCCTACCTCAACACAGCCCGCTGGAGCTGGGGGGATCAGACCACTCTGTCAGGCCTGCTGACCCACCTTCTCAGGGCTGAATACGGCACCTTCAGTCTG gcaAAGACCGAGAGCTCTGTGAACTTGACCACAATGCTACA ggcCCAGATGGACCACTGCCTTGCGGACCTTTCCCTCCCTGTTTTGGTACTGGCAGGTATAGGCCTGCTCCTCTCCGCATGGGACAG GACGTGTCGCTCAGTGTCCTGGCTGTTGACTGCCATGCTGGTGGTCTACTCACTGTTTTTTGCTTGGAGAGCCAACCTGGACATCAACCGACCCTTGATGCTTGGAGTG gttGAGCGTTTCTGGCTCCAGAGCgatgctgcagtgtgtgtgctggcAGGTCTCGGCTTGAGCCGGACTCACACTGAGCTGGAGAGGAGACTGGGTTGTGGGGGGGTGTGGAAGACCACAGGCTGGGTCCTCACTATGGCTCTGCTGGCACATATGGTGCACACCAATCACAG GGAGTGTGATCAGAGCAGCAACGGTGTTGTGGAGAGGTTCGGCAGGGAGCTTCTGGCCTCCGTCCCGACAGGCTCGATCATCCTGACCAGAGGAGATCTGCCTGGAAACTCCCTGCGCTACTTATACTACTGCCAGGGTGTACGGCCTGATGTACGCCTGGTCGACCAGGAG ATGATGACATACACTTGGTATGTGGCCAAGCTGGCGCAGCACCACCCTGGGGTCGACTTCCCCGGCCGCTGGTGGGACCCGGTCAACCCTGAGGGGAAAGATACCTTCAGTCTGGAGCAGTTTCTGTCCCACAACACCCA gaggGATGTATTTGCCTGCATTGGGCTGCCTGATGGAGACCCGAGCTGGGAACGGAGCTACGCCCGCTGGCCTCTGGGTGTGTGTGACTATTTAGTGCCAGTTCAGAGGCAGTTTCACCCTGAGGAATGGGCTCGTCGCACTCGTAACATCTACAACTGGAGCGAGCCACACAACAG ttttcatccTACGTCCTGGGAGCGTGTCGCTAATGAGGAGATGTGGCAAGCCAG GCCTGGTTAG
- the tmem260 gene encoding transmembrane protein 260 isoform X1 — translation MSAEKRTSWILTGATGACVTALYVPCVQRTVPGGDSGELITTACELGVAHPPGYPLFTLLARLAMYLLPSFSPAHSVNLMGSLLGAAACSALCITVCRLAGPGPGAVLAGGLFAVSRLSWQWSMVAEVFTLNNLFVGLLFFLITSFHCAENAKQRRKIAHWGALCCGLGLCNQHTLVLYILVVIPWVFHRLYSHKELSLRGLVLLGVCFLAGFLPYIYLPISSYLNTARWSWGDQTTLSGLLTHLLRAEYGTFSLAKTESSVNLTTMLQAQMDHCLADLSLPVLVLAGIGLLLSAWDRTCRSVSWLLTAMLVVYSLFFAWRANLDINRPLMLGVVERFWLQSDAAVCVLAGLGLSRTHTELERRLGCGGVWKTTGWVLTMALLAHMVHTNHRECDQSSNGVVERFGRELLASVPTGSIILTRGDLPGNSLRYLYYCQGVRPDVRLVDQEMMTYTWYVAKLAQHHPGVDFPGRWWDPVNPEGKDTFSLEQFLSHNTQRDVFACIGLPDGDPSWERSYARWPLGVCDYLVPVQRQFHPEEWARRTRNIYNWSEPHNSFHPTSWERVANEEMWQARMKTAFFLFDLAERIQGEGKARLFELSYNLYREIVEAHSDYPPNWDKNLALACERLLRSGHRGYSPDSLLTCSAQHFSLYLEKEPTDPQAPAIRSAITHVLKERDRLRQSRRQTP, via the exons GAGAGCTGATCACCACTGCTTGTGAGCTGGGG GTGGCTCATCCTCCAGGATACCCTCTGTTTACCCTACTAGCTCGCCTGGCTATGTATCTTCTGCCATCATTCTCTCCAGCCCACAGTGTCAACCTGATGGGTAGCCTGTTGGGGGCTGCAGCTTGTAGTGCCCTCTGCATTACTGTCTGCAG GTTGGCAGGTCCTGGTCCTGGAGCAGTACTGGCTGGAGGGCTGTTTGCTGTGTCCAGGCTGAGCTGGCAGTGGTCCATGGTGGCAGAGGTCTTCACCCTCAACAACCTTTTTGTTGGTCTGCTCTTTTTCTTGATCACCAGCTTCCACTGTGCTGAAAATGCCAAGCAAAGGAGGAAG ATTGCACACTGGGGAGCGCTATGCTGTGGCTTAGGGCTCTGTAACCAACACACCCTGGTGCTGTATATACTGGTCGTCATTCCCTGGGTCTTTCACCGACTCTACTCTCATAAG GAGCTTTCTTTGCGTGGCCTTGTGTTGCTGGGAGTGTGTTTCCTCGCAGGCTTTCTGCCGTACATCTACCTGCCCATCTCCTCCTACCTCAACACAGCCCGCTGGAGCTGGGGGGATCAGACCACTCTGTCAGGCCTGCTGACCCACCTTCTCAGGGCTGAATACGGCACCTTCAGTCTG gcaAAGACCGAGAGCTCTGTGAACTTGACCACAATGCTACA ggcCCAGATGGACCACTGCCTTGCGGACCTTTCCCTCCCTGTTTTGGTACTGGCAGGTATAGGCCTGCTCCTCTCCGCATGGGACAG GACGTGTCGCTCAGTGTCCTGGCTGTTGACTGCCATGCTGGTGGTCTACTCACTGTTTTTTGCTTGGAGAGCCAACCTGGACATCAACCGACCCTTGATGCTTGGAGTG gttGAGCGTTTCTGGCTCCAGAGCgatgctgcagtgtgtgtgctggcAGGTCTCGGCTTGAGCCGGACTCACACTGAGCTGGAGAGGAGACTGGGTTGTGGGGGGGTGTGGAAGACCACAGGCTGGGTCCTCACTATGGCTCTGCTGGCACATATGGTGCACACCAATCACAG GGAGTGTGATCAGAGCAGCAACGGTGTTGTGGAGAGGTTCGGCAGGGAGCTTCTGGCCTCCGTCCCGACAGGCTCGATCATCCTGACCAGAGGAGATCTGCCTGGAAACTCCCTGCGCTACTTATACTACTGCCAGGGTGTACGGCCTGATGTACGCCTGGTCGACCAGGAG ATGATGACATACACTTGGTATGTGGCCAAGCTGGCGCAGCACCACCCTGGGGTCGACTTCCCCGGCCGCTGGTGGGACCCGGTCAACCCTGAGGGGAAAGATACCTTCAGTCTGGAGCAGTTTCTGTCCCACAACACCCA gaggGATGTATTTGCCTGCATTGGGCTGCCTGATGGAGACCCGAGCTGGGAACGGAGCTACGCCCGCTGGCCTCTGGGTGTGTGTGACTATTTAGTGCCAGTTCAGAGGCAGTTTCACCCTGAGGAATGGGCTCGTCGCACTCGTAACATCTACAACTGGAGCGAGCCACACAACAG ttttcatccTACGTCCTGGGAGCGTGTCGCTAATGAGGAGATGTGGCAAGCCAG GATGAAGACggctttctttctgtttgaccTGGCAGAAAGGATACAGGGAGAGGGGAAAGCTCGCCTCTTTGAGCTGTCTTACAAT CTGTATAGGGAGATTGTGGAGGCCCACTCAGACTACCCTCCGAACTGGGACAAGAACTTGGCACTGGCCTGTGAGAGGCTGCTCCGCTCAGGTCACCGGGGCTACAGTCCAGACAGCCTGCTGACCTGCAGTGCCCAGCACTTTAGTCTCTACTTAGAGAAGGAACCCACGGATCCCCAGGCTCCCGCCATACGCTCGGCCATTACTCACGTgctcaaagagagagacaggctcCGCCAGAGCCGGAGGCAAACCCCATGA